From Amycolatopsis sp. YIM 10, the proteins below share one genomic window:
- a CDS encoding DNA-3-methyladenine glycosylase I: MSLVGADGISRCSWGNSSPDYAEYHDKEWGYPLRGEQALFERLSLEAFQSGLSWIVILRKRPAFRAAFSSFDPAAVAAFDDDDISRLLADTGIVRNRAKIEATIRNARAVADLDQPLGELLWSFAPSSSPRPATMDDVPAITPESRAMAKTLKKLGFAFVGPTTCYALMQATGMVDDHVAGCFRASA; the protein is encoded by the coding sequence ATGAGCTTGGTGGGCGCGGACGGGATTTCGCGGTGTTCCTGGGGGAATTCTTCGCCCGATTACGCGGAATACCACGACAAGGAATGGGGCTACCCCTTGCGTGGTGAACAGGCCCTTTTCGAACGGTTGTCGCTGGAGGCATTCCAGTCGGGTTTGTCCTGGATCGTCATCCTGCGCAAACGCCCCGCTTTCCGCGCGGCTTTCTCTTCTTTTGATCCGGCGGCAGTCGCCGCCTTCGACGATGACGACATCTCCCGTTTGCTGGCGGACACCGGCATCGTCCGGAACCGGGCGAAGATCGAAGCCACCATTCGCAACGCTCGCGCCGTCGCCGACCTGGACCAGCCCCTGGGCGAGTTGCTGTGGTCCTTCGCGCCTTCGTCGTCGCCACGCCCCGCCACCATGGACGACGTCCCCGCCATCACCCCGGAATCGCGGGCCATGGCAAAAACCCTGAAAAAACTCGGCTTCGCCTTCGTGGGTCCAACGACCTGCTACGCCCTCATGCAAGCCACCGGCATGGTCGACGACCACGTGGCCGGCTGCTTCCGAGCTTCCGCCTGA
- a CDS encoding SRPBCC family protein — MPELVLSVRVAASAGTTWLALTDWARQGEWMLGTRVEVTEGNGRSVGSRLSAFTGVAGVGFTDTMEITGWEPPVRCSVRHTGRLVRGTGSFHVHAQGADRSTLVWSEQLKLPLGPLGQLGWPVAKPVFALGVRYSLDRFARFAESYSVG, encoded by the coding sequence ATGCCGGAGCTGGTGCTGTCGGTGCGGGTGGCCGCATCCGCCGGGACGACCTGGCTGGCGCTGACCGACTGGGCGCGGCAGGGCGAGTGGATGCTCGGGACCCGCGTCGAGGTGACCGAGGGCAACGGGCGCAGCGTGGGGTCGCGGCTGTCGGCGTTCACCGGGGTCGCCGGGGTGGGGTTCACCGACACGATGGAGATCACCGGCTGGGAGCCGCCGGTGCGGTGCTCGGTGCGGCACACCGGGCGGCTGGTGCGGGGGACGGGTTCGTTCCACGTGCACGCGCAGGGGGCGGACCGGTCGACGCTGGTGTGGTCGGAGCAGTTGAAGTTGCCACTGGGGCCGCTGGGGCAGTTGGGCTGGCCGGTGGCGAAACCGGTGTTCGCGCTGGGGGTGCGGTATTCACTGGACCGCTTCGCGCGGTTCGCGGAATCCTATTCGGTGGGGTGA
- a CDS encoding DivIVA domain-containing protein, protein MTTALIYLVVMLLVAAVVFLLAAVVFGRGEELAPLAPGASPTRLPAEDLTGEDLRAVRFQLVLRGYKMSEVDWVLRRAGNELDELRARVARLEAELDGRRREDAV, encoded by the coding sequence GTGACCACCGCGCTGATCTACCTAGTCGTCATGCTGCTGGTCGCGGCCGTGGTGTTCCTGCTGGCCGCGGTCGTCTTCGGCCGGGGTGAGGAGCTGGCCCCGCTGGCGCCGGGCGCGTCGCCGACCCGGTTGCCCGCCGAGGACCTGACCGGTGAGGACCTGCGGGCCGTGCGCTTCCAGCTGGTGCTGCGCGGGTACAAGATGTCCGAAGTGGACTGGGTGTTGCGCCGGGCGGGCAACGAGCTGGACGAACTGCGGGCCAGGGTGGCGCGGCTGGAGGCGGAGCTGGACGGTCGCCGCCGCGAGGACGCGGTCTGA
- a CDS encoding helix-turn-helix transcriptional regulator, whose protein sequence is MKADALRGHLDALLLAVLDGRKLHGYAIIEALQARSGGALDLPTGTVYPALRRLERAGFLASEWDVVSGRKRRTYRLTRAGQKALAAERAEWQQFTTVIGAVLGGQAWPAQA, encoded by the coding sequence ATGAAGGCGGACGCTTTGCGCGGACATCTGGACGCCCTGCTGCTGGCCGTGCTGGACGGCCGCAAGCTGCACGGCTACGCGATCATCGAGGCGCTGCAGGCCCGCAGCGGCGGCGCGCTCGACCTGCCGACCGGCACCGTGTACCCGGCACTGCGGCGGCTCGAACGCGCCGGGTTCCTCGCCAGCGAGTGGGACGTGGTGTCCGGGCGCAAGCGGCGCACCTACCGGCTGACCCGCGCCGGGCAGAAGGCGCTGGCGGCCGAGCGCGCGGAGTGGCAGCAGTTCACCACGGTGATCGGCGCGGTACTGGGAGGGCAGGCATGGCCGGCGCAGGCGTGA
- a CDS encoding permease prefix domain 1-containing protein, translating into MAGAGVIDRYLEDLAGSLYGSPARKSDLLAEARDSLDDATERYLSAGLPEEEAQRRAVTDFGAVEEVREDYQSELGLATGVQALRSLALALPLMHVLWELTRMTTFGSWSNTGVVMPEWYGPLALTADYTGYAVAGLGLVALLVARVLCRYARSARAGRWISLVAATSVGADLLVRVVLVSVSGFIDTSLLLISWPCAVMGLLSMMISARLVVLARRSWRACVTIVA; encoded by the coding sequence ATGGCCGGCGCAGGCGTGATCGACCGCTACCTGGAGGACCTGGCGGGCTCGCTGTACGGCTCGCCCGCGCGCAAGTCCGACCTGCTCGCCGAGGCACGCGACAGCCTCGACGACGCCACCGAGCGCTACCTTTCGGCCGGGTTGCCGGAAGAGGAGGCGCAGCGGCGCGCGGTCACCGACTTCGGCGCGGTCGAGGAAGTCCGCGAGGACTACCAGTCCGAACTGGGGCTGGCGACGGGTGTGCAGGCGTTGCGCTCGCTCGCACTGGCGCTGCCGCTGATGCACGTGCTGTGGGAGCTGACCCGGATGACCACGTTCGGTTCCTGGAGCAACACCGGCGTGGTCATGCCCGAGTGGTACGGGCCACTGGCGCTCACGGCGGACTACACCGGGTACGCGGTGGCCGGGCTGGGGCTGGTCGCGTTGCTGGTGGCGCGGGTGCTGTGCCGGTACGCGCGCTCGGCCCGGGCGGGCCGGTGGATTTCGCTGGTCGCGGCCACCTCGGTGGGGGCGGACCTGCTGGTGCGGGTGGTGCTGGTCAGCGTGAGCGGGTTCATCGACACCAGCCTGCTGCTGATTTCCTGGCCGTGCGCGGTGATGGGCTTGCTGTCGATGATGATCAGCGCGCGACTCGTCGTGCTGGCGCGACGGTCGTGGCGGGCCTGTGTCACGATCGTGGCGTGA